The Streptomyces tendae genome has a window encoding:
- a CDS encoding DUF3224 domain-containing protein — protein MPVTETTGHFTFADWKENPVSPEDSFPRLAHATVTNAFTGGIEAEATVCDYAIAYGSGTTGTFAGMELVTGRLDGRAGTFVLEERGRFDSDGTVHCAFEVVEGSGTGELTGLRGTGGFTYRHGETKVPYTFAYEVTRS, from the coding sequence ATGCCCGTCACCGAGACCACCGGCCACTTCACCTTCGCCGACTGGAAGGAGAACCCGGTCTCCCCGGAGGACTCCTTCCCCCGGCTCGCGCACGCCACGGTGACCAACGCCTTCACCGGCGGCATCGAGGCCGAGGCCACCGTCTGCGACTACGCGATCGCCTACGGGTCCGGCACCACCGGCACCTTCGCCGGGATGGAGCTCGTCACCGGCCGCCTCGACGGCCGGGCCGGCACCTTCGTGCTGGAGGAGCGGGGGCGCTTCGACAGCGACGGCACCGTGCACTGCGCCTTCGAGGTGGTCGAAGGCTCCGGCACCGGGGAGCTGACGGGGCTGCGCGGCACGGGCGGCTTCACCTACCGGCACGGCGAGACGAAGGTGCCGTACACCTTCGCCTACGAGGTGACGCGCTCCTGA
- a CDS encoding ABC transporter ATP-binding protein, giving the protein MATVTFDKATRVYPGSTKPAVDALDIEIADGEFLVLVGPSGCGKSTSLRMLAGLEDVNGGAIRIGDRDVTHLPPKDRDIAMVFQNYALYPHMTVADNMGFALKIAGVNKAEIRQKVEEAAKILDLTEYLDRKPKALSGGQRQRVAMGRAIVREPQVFLMDEPLSNLDAKLRVSTRTQIASLQRRLGITTVYVTHDQVEALTMGDRVAVLKDGLLQQVDTPRNMYDKPANLFVAGFIGSPAMNLVEVPVADGGVKFGNSVVPVQRDALSATSDKTVTVGVRPEHFDVAGAESDQGVAVTVNVVEELGSDAFVYGTAQIGGESKDLVVRVGGREVPEKGSTLHVVPRSGETHVFSTSTGARLSD; this is encoded by the coding sequence ATGGCCACTGTCACGTTCGACAAGGCGACCCGGGTCTACCCGGGTTCCACCAAGCCCGCCGTCGACGCCCTGGACATCGAGATCGCGGACGGCGAGTTCCTCGTCCTGGTCGGCCCGTCCGGTTGCGGCAAGTCCACCTCGCTCCGCATGCTCGCGGGGCTTGAGGACGTCAACGGCGGCGCCATCCGCATCGGCGACCGCGACGTCACGCACCTGCCGCCGAAGGACCGGGACATCGCCATGGTGTTCCAGAACTACGCGCTCTACCCGCACATGACGGTCGCCGACAACATGGGCTTCGCGCTCAAGATCGCCGGCGTCAACAAGGCGGAGATCCGGCAGAAGGTCGAGGAGGCCGCGAAGATCCTCGACCTGACCGAGTACCTGGACCGCAAGCCGAAGGCGCTCTCCGGTGGTCAGCGCCAGCGTGTGGCGATGGGCCGCGCCATCGTGCGTGAGCCGCAGGTGTTCCTCATGGACGAGCCGCTGTCCAACCTGGACGCCAAGCTCCGTGTGTCCACCCGTACGCAGATCGCGTCGCTGCAGCGCCGCCTGGGCATCACCACCGTCTACGTCACCCACGACCAGGTCGAGGCCCTCACCATGGGTGACCGCGTCGCGGTGCTCAAGGACGGTCTGCTCCAGCAGGTCGACACCCCGCGCAACATGTACGACAAGCCCGCGAACCTCTTCGTCGCCGGCTTCATCGGCTCCCCGGCCATGAACCTGGTCGAGGTCCCGGTCGCCGACGGCGGTGTGAAGTTCGGCAACTCGGTGGTGCCGGTGCAGCGTGACGCGCTCTCCGCGACCAGCGACAAGACCGTCACCGTGGGCGTCCGCCCCGAGCACTTCGACGTCGCCGGTGCCGAGTCCGACCAGGGCGTCGCGGTCACCGTGAACGTCGTGGAGGAGCTGGGCTCCGACGCCTTCGTCTACGGCACCGCGCAGATCGGCGGCGAGTCGAAGGACCTCGTGGTCCGCGTCGGCGGCCGTGAGGTGCCGGAGAAGGGCAGCACGCTGCACGTCGTGCCGCGCTCCGGCGAGACCCACGTGTTCTCCACCTCGACGGGTGCGCGCCTGTCCGACTGA
- a CDS encoding helix-turn-helix transcriptional regulator, with protein MRADRLLTLLLLLQNRGRMTAPELAAVLEVSVRTVYRDVEALGAAGVPVRTERGPRGGFRLVEGYRTRLTGLTDAEAGSLVLAGLPGPAGELGLGAVLASAQLKVEAALPGAPAEQARRVRERFHLDAPAWFRDADPVPYLEVVARAVWERRVLRTRYERWRGEGAREVRPLGLVLKGGIWYLVALADDALRSYRVSRFREVAETGEKFTRPAGFDLAGYWAETSRRLEAALRQDTARLRLSPRGRKLLPMQFGAAGARALEEAGPPDTEGWVEVELPVESEAVATGDLLRLGVEAEVLGPPGLRRAVAAAVAVLADRYEQDRKFPRNSQPGIC; from the coding sequence ATGCGCGCCGACCGGCTTCTCACCCTGCTCCTGCTGCTGCAGAACCGCGGGCGGATGACCGCGCCCGAACTCGCCGCCGTGCTGGAGGTGTCGGTGCGCACCGTCTACCGGGACGTCGAGGCGCTCGGCGCCGCCGGGGTGCCGGTGCGCACCGAACGCGGTCCGCGGGGCGGCTTCCGTCTGGTGGAGGGCTACCGGACGCGGCTCACCGGGCTGACCGACGCGGAGGCCGGTTCCCTGGTGCTCGCGGGACTGCCCGGACCGGCCGGGGAGCTGGGACTCGGGGCCGTCCTGGCGAGCGCCCAGCTGAAGGTGGAGGCGGCGCTGCCGGGTGCGCCGGCGGAGCAGGCCCGGCGGGTGCGCGAGCGGTTCCACCTGGACGCGCCGGCCTGGTTCCGGGACGCAGACCCGGTGCCGTACCTGGAGGTGGTCGCGCGGGCGGTGTGGGAGCGGCGGGTGCTGCGGACCCGCTACGAACGCTGGCGCGGGGAGGGCGCGCGGGAGGTGCGTCCGCTGGGGCTCGTGCTGAAGGGCGGCATCTGGTACCTGGTCGCGCTCGCGGACGACGCGCTGCGCAGCTACCGGGTGTCGCGGTTCCGGGAGGTGGCCGAGACCGGCGAGAAGTTCACCCGGCCCGCCGGGTTCGACCTGGCCGGGTACTGGGCGGAGACGTCCCGGAGGCTGGAGGCGGCGCTGCGGCAGGACACGGCGCGGCTGCGGCTCTCCCCGCGCGGGCGGAAGCTGCTGCCGATGCAGTTCGGGGCGGCGGGGGCGCGGGCGCTCGAGGAGGCGGGGCCGCCGGACACGGAGGGCTGGGTGGAGGTGGAGCTGCCGGTGGAGTCGGAGGCGGTGGCCACGGGCGACCTGCTGCGGCTCGGCGTGGAGGCGGAGGTGCTGGGCCCGCCGGGACTGCGGCGGGCGGTCGCCGCGGCGGTGGCGGTACTGGCGGACCGCTACGAACAGGATCGAAAGTTTCCGCGAAATTCACAGCCCGGAATCTGCTGA
- a CDS encoding aminoglycoside phosphotransferase family protein yields MPGVIDIPAELAESQVKFNKEAGRAFIAALPDLAAGFLDRWELRLAGAPMHGVSALVLPVDRADGTPAVLKLQIRDHESEGEPVALRLWNGDGAVRLLDHDEPTGTMLLERLDSSRMLAHRPDVHEGVLVIARLLAHLHTTPAPAGMRRLGDIAASMLERTPAVLERIPDPENRRLVADCAAAVREVADEPGDRLLHWDLHDENVLAADRAPWLAIDPKPLAGDPGFDLWPALANNFDPDDVQWRFDAMTEVLGLDRARGRAWTYGRVLQNCLWETEECRPLDDADLEIARRLRGRTA; encoded by the coding sequence GTGCCAGGTGTGATCGACATCCCCGCGGAACTCGCCGAGTCACAGGTCAAGTTCAACAAGGAGGCCGGCCGGGCCTTCATCGCCGCCCTGCCGGACCTCGCCGCCGGTTTCCTGGACCGCTGGGAACTGCGCCTGGCCGGGGCGCCCATGCACGGCGTGAGCGCCCTCGTCCTCCCGGTCGACCGCGCCGACGGCACGCCGGCGGTGCTGAAGCTCCAGATCCGCGACCACGAGAGCGAGGGCGAGCCGGTCGCCCTGCGCCTGTGGAACGGCGACGGGGCGGTCCGCCTGCTCGACCACGACGAGCCGACCGGCACCATGCTGCTGGAGCGCCTCGACTCCTCCCGGATGCTCGCCCACCGGCCGGACGTGCACGAGGGCGTCCTGGTGATCGCGCGGCTCCTGGCCCATCTGCACACCACCCCGGCTCCCGCGGGCATGCGCCGCCTCGGGGACATCGCCGCGTCCATGCTGGAGCGCACGCCCGCCGTGCTGGAGCGCATCCCGGACCCCGAGAACCGCCGCCTCGTGGCCGACTGCGCCGCCGCCGTGCGCGAGGTCGCGGACGAACCGGGCGACCGCCTGCTGCACTGGGACCTGCACGACGAGAACGTCCTCGCCGCCGACCGGGCGCCCTGGCTGGCCATCGACCCCAAGCCGCTGGCCGGCGACCCCGGCTTCGACCTGTGGCCCGCCCTGGCCAACAACTTCGACCCCGACGACGTCCAGTGGCGCTTCGACGCGATGACCGAGGTGCTGGGCCTGGACCGGGCGCGGGGCCGGGCGTGGACGTACGGGCGGGTGCTGCAGAACTGCCTGTGGGAGACCGAGGAATGCCGCCCCCTGGACGACGCGGACCTGGAGATCGCCCGCCGCCTGCGCGGCCGTACGGCGTGA
- a CDS encoding zinc-binding dehydrogenase, with protein MHAVRLHAFGPAGNLTYERVEDPVPGPGQVRVAARAAGVHLLDTALREGMRGPGPAPAELPTIPGREIAGVVEALGPGTPADWLGKRVVTHLGFAPGGYAELAVADAGRLHEVPERLDFAEAVAMIGTGRTAMGIVRFAEPGPGDVVAVPAAAGGLGTLLVQYARNAGATVIGLAGGPEKTALVARGGAGLAVDYTAPDWPARLEGHRGKVTVVYDGVGGDVARTLVGLLAPGGRHVVFGWSSQGVRSDSPYLVEGVSVNVLGPAMMRRAGGPDPMRTLESRSLAEAAAGRLTPAVHRFPLARAADAHRALENRATTGKVVLEP; from the coding sequence ATGCACGCCGTACGACTGCACGCCTTCGGCCCCGCCGGGAACCTCACGTACGAGCGGGTCGAGGACCCGGTGCCGGGCCCGGGCCAGGTCCGTGTCGCCGCCCGGGCGGCCGGGGTGCACCTCCTCGACACGGCCCTGCGCGAGGGCATGCGGGGCCCCGGCCCCGCGCCGGCCGAGCTGCCGACGATCCCCGGCCGTGAGATCGCCGGAGTGGTCGAGGCGCTCGGCCCGGGCACCCCCGCCGACTGGCTCGGCAAGCGGGTCGTCACCCACCTCGGTTTCGCCCCCGGAGGCTACGCCGAGCTGGCGGTCGCCGACGCCGGGCGGCTGCACGAGGTCCCGGAGCGCCTGGACTTCGCCGAGGCCGTCGCCATGATCGGCACGGGCCGTACGGCGATGGGGATCGTGCGGTTCGCCGAGCCGGGCCCGGGCGACGTGGTCGCCGTACCGGCCGCCGCGGGCGGTCTCGGCACCCTCCTCGTGCAGTACGCCCGGAACGCGGGCGCGACCGTGATCGGTCTCGCCGGCGGACCGGAGAAGACGGCCCTGGTGGCTCGGGGCGGCGCCGGGCTCGCCGTCGACTACACCGCCCCGGACTGGCCCGCGCGGCTGGAGGGCCACCGGGGCAAGGTGACCGTCGTGTACGACGGCGTGGGCGGTGACGTGGCCCGCACGCTGGTCGGGCTGCTGGCACCCGGCGGCCGGCACGTGGTGTTCGGCTGGTCGTCGCAGGGCGTCCGCAGCGACAGCCCGTACCTCGTGGAGGGCGTCTCGGTGAACGTCCTCGGCCCCGCGATGATGCGCCGGGCAGGCGGCCCCGACCCGATGCGCACGCTGGAGTCCCGCTCCCTCGCCGAGGCGGCCGCGGGCCGGCTCACCCCCGCCGTGCACCGCTTCCCGCTCGCCCGCGCCGCCGACGCCCACCGGGCCCTGGAGAACCGGGCGACGACCGGCAAGGTCGTCCTGGAGCCGTAG
- a CDS encoding FAD-dependent oxidoreductase, with product MHRITVVGGGFAGLTAAVSAAEAGAKVTLYEAHHTLGGRARTADGPYRTNEGPHALYNGGPHWTWLRRRGLLDPLAPLPPREAARLRLRHRGALRRTPPLAMLKLLRPGLRAPVDADFLTWATGIAGEEGARAAAHYSAVALFHHDPGSLSAAFVHERLRRATRLPPEAHYPRGGWGALIDRMAARAWNLGVRIETLSRVDTVPTGAPVVVATSLEAARRLLGDPSLTWPSGRTVLVDLALRTRRGDAFAVSDLDAPGWLERFTAQDPTLAPAGEQLIQGQIPVAPDASKADGTARAEELLDLAFPGWRERVTWRREALADGRTGAVDPPGTTWRDRPAVDRGDGVFLAGDRVAAPGVLSEVSFSSALTAVSLVLGRTTLDLKHA from the coding sequence TCACCGTCGTCGGCGGCGGCTTCGCCGGTCTCACCGCGGCCGTCTCCGCCGCCGAGGCGGGCGCCAAGGTCACCCTGTACGAAGCCCACCACACCCTGGGTGGCCGCGCCCGCACCGCCGACGGCCCCTACCGCACCAACGAGGGCCCGCACGCCCTCTACAACGGCGGACCGCACTGGACCTGGCTGCGCCGCCGCGGCCTCCTCGACCCGCTCGCCCCGCTGCCGCCCCGCGAGGCGGCCCGGCTGCGGTTGCGCCACCGGGGCGCACTGCGCCGCACCCCGCCGCTCGCGATGCTGAAGCTGCTGCGGCCGGGCCTGCGGGCACCGGTCGACGCCGACTTTCTCACCTGGGCCACCGGGATCGCCGGTGAGGAGGGCGCGCGGGCCGCCGCGCACTACTCGGCCGTCGCGCTGTTCCACCACGACCCCGGCTCGCTGTCCGCCGCGTTCGTGCACGAGCGGCTGCGCCGGGCCACCAGGCTGCCGCCGGAGGCGCACTACCCGCGCGGCGGCTGGGGCGCGCTGATCGACAGGATGGCCGCCCGCGCGTGGAACCTGGGGGTGCGGATCGAGACGCTGTCCCGCGTCGACACCGTGCCCACCGGCGCCCCGGTGGTCGTCGCCACCTCCCTGGAGGCCGCCCGCCGCCTCCTCGGCGACCCCTCGCTGACCTGGCCGAGCGGCCGTACCGTCCTGGTCGACCTGGCGCTGCGCACCCGGCGCGGCGACGCGTTCGCCGTGTCCGACCTCGACGCGCCCGGCTGGCTGGAGCGGTTCACCGCGCAGGACCCCACCCTCGCCCCGGCCGGCGAACAGCTGATCCAGGGTCAGATCCCCGTCGCCCCGGACGCTTCGAAGGCCGACGGCACCGCCCGCGCGGAGGAGCTGCTGGATCTGGCGTTCCCGGGATGGCGGGAGCGGGTCACCTGGCGGCGCGAGGCGCTGGCGGACGGCCGTACCGGAGCCGTCGACCCGCCCGGCACCACCTGGCGCGACCGGCCCGCCGTCGACCGCGGGGACGGTGTCTTCCTCGCCGGTGACCGGGTCGCCGCGCCGGGCGTGCTCTCCGAGGTGTCCTTCTCCAGCGCCCTGACGGCCGTCTCCCTCGTCCTCGGCCGGACGACACTTGACCTCAAGCACGCTTGA